From a region of the Tursiops truncatus isolate mTurTru1 chromosome 13, mTurTru1.mat.Y, whole genome shotgun sequence genome:
- the GP1BB gene encoding platelet glycoprotein Ib beta chain, with protein sequence MGSGPRGALSLMLLLLAPPGRPAAGCPAPCRCAGTRVDCGRRGLTWASLPAAFPPDTTELVLTGNNLTALPPGLLDVLPVLRVVHLGANPWRCDCHLVPLRAWLAGRLEREPYRDLRCAAPPALRGRLLSYLAEEELRAACPPGALCRGALAAQLLLLCLGLLHALLLALLLCRLRRLRARAARRWPLTTPLAEEPATPEPSDWR encoded by the exons ATGGGCTCCG GGCCGCGCGGGGCGCTGAGCCTAATGCTTCTGCTGCTCGCGCCGCCGGGCCGCCCGGCCGCTGGCTGCCCGGCCCCGTGTCGCTGCGCGGGGACGCGCGTGGACTGCGGGCGCCGCGGGCTGACGTGGGCTTCGCTGCCGGCCGCCTTCCCGCCAGATACGACCGAACTGGTGCTGACGGGCAACAACCTGACGGCGTTGCCACCAGGGCTGCTGGACGTGCTGCCGGTGCTGCGTGTCGTGCACCTGGGCGCCAACCCCTGGCGCTGCGACTGCCACCTGGTGCCGCTGCGCGCCTGGCTGGCAGGCCGGCTGGAGCGCGAGCCCTACCGCGACCTGCGCTGCGCCGCGCCCCCCGCGCTACGGGGCCGCCTGCTGTCCTACCTGGCGGAGGAGGAGCTGCGAGCCGCCTGCCCGCCTGGCGCGCTCTGCCGCGGGGCGCTAGCGGCGCAGCTCCTGCTACTCTGCCTTGGGCTGCTGCACGCGCTGCTGCTGGCGCTGCTGCTGTGCCGCCTGCGGAGGCTGCGCGCCCGCGCCGCGCGCCGGTGGCCGCTGACTACCCCGCTGGCGGAGGAGCCCGCGACCCCCGAGCCGAGCGACTGGCGCTGA